One segment of Micromonospora parathelypteridis DNA contains the following:
- a CDS encoding HAMP domain-containing sensor histidine kinase, which translates to MSRPAGREPRRLTRWWRRRSLRTRLTVIAATAIAVSVFVAFQVASELLDWELQDTAEDQLRADSRVLATDAERAGVEQVQLPPYPGSGRLVRVILPDGSTRTPVGQPALPPVSGRAGRVAQGASADLMESNDSDEDGYRIYTLRAGDGAVQVARVADDSPINRFGFGMLLIGLLCVVGGALVGRTVARAGLAPIDRLTAAAVRVARTRVLDADIPDEGGGEIRRLIQSINEMLAALRDSRRAQRLLAEDAAHELKTPLTSLRLNVELLIRLDRRGTLDSALSAESRTRLLNDLGAQVAELSTLAAELTEVARGDVSDESTELLDLTDVVVAAATRARSRVPDIEVALDVTSVWVSGRPAALQRAVLNLIDNAGKWSPADQPVQVRLRAEGASAVLEVDDAGPGIDAVDVPRVFDRFYRADSARGLPGSGLGLSIVQRVVDAHGGRAAVARSVRGGALLRVDLPAAAPPAPIARRTVGEDTAAR; encoded by the coding sequence GTGAGCAGGCCCGCCGGCCGGGAACCGCGCCGGCTGACCCGATGGTGGCGCCGGCGGTCCCTGCGGACCAGGCTGACGGTGATCGCGGCGACGGCCATCGCGGTCAGCGTGTTCGTGGCCTTCCAGGTGGCCAGCGAGCTATTGGACTGGGAGCTGCAGGACACCGCCGAGGATCAACTGCGCGCCGACTCCCGCGTCCTGGCGACGGACGCGGAGCGCGCCGGTGTGGAGCAGGTCCAGCTACCGCCGTATCCCGGGTCCGGCCGGCTGGTACGGGTCATCCTGCCCGACGGCTCGACCCGGACGCCGGTCGGCCAACCCGCGCTGCCTCCGGTCAGCGGGCGCGCCGGGCGCGTGGCGCAGGGCGCGTCGGCCGACCTGATGGAGTCGAACGACAGCGACGAGGACGGCTACCGCATCTACACGCTGCGGGCGGGCGACGGCGCGGTCCAGGTGGCCCGCGTCGCCGACGACAGCCCGATCAACCGGTTCGGGTTCGGGATGTTGCTGATCGGGCTGCTCTGCGTGGTTGGCGGCGCCCTTGTCGGGCGGACCGTGGCACGGGCCGGGCTGGCACCGATCGACCGGCTGACTGCCGCAGCGGTACGTGTCGCGCGCACCCGGGTTCTCGACGCCGACATCCCGGATGAGGGCGGTGGGGAGATCCGGAGGCTGATCCAGTCGATCAACGAGATGCTCGCCGCGCTCCGGGACTCCCGGCGGGCCCAGCGGCTGCTCGCCGAGGACGCCGCCCACGAGCTCAAGACCCCGCTCACCAGCCTGCGCCTCAACGTCGAGCTGCTGATCCGGCTCGATCGGCGCGGCACCCTGGACAGCGCACTGTCGGCGGAGAGCCGGACCCGGTTGCTCAACGATCTCGGCGCCCAGGTGGCTGAGTTGAGCACCCTTGCCGCTGAGCTGACCGAGGTGGCGCGCGGTGACGTCAGCGACGAGAGCACCGAGCTGCTCGACCTCACCGACGTGGTGGTGGCCGCCGCGACCCGGGCGCGTTCCCGCGTGCCTGACATCGAGGTCGCGCTCGACGTGACCTCCGTGTGGGTGAGCGGGCGTCCCGCTGCGCTCCAGCGGGCGGTGCTAAACCTCATCGACAACGCCGGCAAGTGGTCCCCCGCGGACCAGCCGGTCCAGGTCCGGCTGCGTGCCGAGGGCGCGTCGGCGGTGCTCGAGGTCGACGACGCCGGGCCGGGCATCGACGCAGTCGACGTACCGCGGGTGTTCGACCGGTTCTACCGTGCCGACAGCGCCCGGGGGTTGCCGGGATCCGGTCTGGGGCTGTCGATCGTGCAGCGGGTCGTCGACGCCCACGGCGGCCGGGCCGCTGTCGCCCGTTCCGTACGCGGTGGCGCGCTGCTTCGGGTCGACCTTCCGGCCGCGGCCCCGCCCGCCCCGATCGCGCGCCGCACCGTCGGGGAGGACACCGCGGCGCGCTGA
- a CDS encoding MMPL family transporter: MAVKAAPPGRLAGRWVPWLVIGLWVALAAVMVPLSGKLSSVTTDRAVDTLPASAESTKVAVLEDSLPGGEDNTFVFVYHRAGGMTDADRATVERHHNTLAERYPPKAAAGEDDESTATRLSTDGKAMMFTLDVSTTYGAPEAIVGPLRDAAKDRPTGLELDVTGPAAIDGDMDAVFDGIDLQVFLTTVVVVTVLLILTYRSPVLWFVPLVVVGAAALTAMATVYLLVKGFGVVVNDQNSALLTILVFGVGTDYALLLIARYRETLRHHENVRVAMVHALRGSAPAIVASAATVVAGLLCLLVADLNSTSGLGPIGAAGILCALVAMLTLFPAVLVVLGRRIFWPAIPRFSTAVQDKPGLWGRLGTGISRRRWVATLGSLGVLGVLAIGLTGNTGALREQDQFLSAPESVTGFTVLHQHFPELGGQPMTIYTRPAYQERVVDIVKRTPGVAEAVPGQTVGGWADISVFPTDAPDTAAEYDTIKRVRAAVHAVNGAGAIVGGPSAENLDTEVTTRRDEKRVIPLVLAVVLIVLGLLLRAIVAPLVLMATVIVSFAAAFGGSVFVFDTILGFKGIDYSVPLLAFLFLVALGVDYNIFLASRAREETVRLGTREGMLKALSVTGGVITSAGLVLAATFAVLATLPLVMLIEVGFLVAFGVLLDALLVRSVLVPALTLLIGRRIWWPSRLSRPAAGPPIGRQTLADEEDPALQR; the protein is encoded by the coding sequence ATGGCAGTCAAGGCAGCGCCGCCCGGTCGCTTGGCAGGCCGGTGGGTGCCATGGTTGGTGATCGGGTTGTGGGTGGCGCTGGCGGCGGTCATGGTGCCGTTGAGCGGAAAGTTGAGCTCGGTCACCACCGACAGAGCCGTGGACACCCTGCCGGCCAGCGCCGAGTCCACCAAGGTGGCGGTGCTGGAGGACAGTCTCCCCGGCGGCGAGGACAACACGTTCGTCTTTGTGTACCACCGCGCCGGCGGCATGACCGACGCCGACCGCGCGACGGTCGAGCGCCACCACAACACCCTTGCCGAGCGGTACCCGCCGAAGGCGGCGGCCGGCGAGGACGACGAGAGCACGGCGACAAGACTCTCCACCGACGGCAAGGCGATGATGTTCACCCTCGACGTGAGCACGACCTACGGCGCACCGGAGGCCATCGTCGGCCCGTTGCGTGACGCCGCGAAGGACCGCCCCACCGGCCTGGAACTCGACGTGACCGGCCCGGCCGCGATCGACGGCGACATGGACGCTGTCTTCGACGGCATCGACCTGCAGGTCTTCCTCACCACGGTCGTCGTCGTCACGGTCCTGCTTATCCTCACCTACCGCAGCCCGGTGTTGTGGTTCGTCCCGCTCGTGGTCGTCGGCGCGGCCGCACTGACTGCGATGGCGACTGTCTACCTGCTCGTCAAGGGCTTCGGCGTCGTGGTGAACGACCAGAACTCGGCGCTGCTGACGATCCTGGTGTTCGGCGTCGGCACGGACTACGCGCTGTTGCTCATCGCTCGATATCGGGAGACACTGCGCCACCACGAGAACGTCCGGGTCGCGATGGTCCACGCCCTACGCGGCTCGGCGCCAGCCATTGTCGCGTCCGCGGCCACCGTGGTCGCCGGCCTGCTCTGCCTGCTCGTCGCGGACCTGAACAGCACCAGCGGGTTGGGCCCGATCGGCGCCGCCGGCATCCTGTGCGCGCTGGTGGCCATGCTGACGCTCTTCCCCGCGGTGCTCGTGGTGCTCGGCAGGCGAATCTTCTGGCCGGCCATCCCGCGGTTCAGCACGGCCGTGCAGGACAAGCCGGGGCTGTGGGGACGGCTCGGCACCGGCATCAGCCGCCGACGGTGGGTGGCCACGCTCGGCTCGCTCGGAGTCCTCGGCGTGCTCGCCATCGGTCTGACGGGTAACACCGGCGCCCTGCGAGAGCAGGACCAGTTCCTGTCCGCGCCGGAGTCCGTCACCGGCTTCACCGTTCTTCACCAGCACTTCCCGGAGCTCGGCGGCCAGCCGATGACGATCTATACGCGGCCGGCGTACCAGGAGCGGGTGGTCGACATCGTCAAGCGCACTCCCGGCGTGGCAGAGGCCGTTCCGGGCCAGACCGTCGGAGGCTGGGCCGACATCTCCGTGTTCCCGACCGACGCCCCGGACACCGCCGCGGAGTACGACACGATCAAGCGGGTGCGCGCCGCTGTGCACGCGGTGAACGGGGCGGGGGCGATCGTCGGCGGGCCGAGTGCGGAGAACCTCGACACCGAGGTGACCACCAGACGCGACGAGAAGCGGGTGATCCCGCTGGTGCTCGCCGTCGTCCTGATCGTCCTCGGGCTGCTGCTGCGCGCGATCGTGGCCCCGCTGGTCCTGATGGCGACTGTGATCGTCTCGTTCGCGGCGGCCTTCGGCGGCAGCGTGTTCGTCTTCGACACGATCCTCGGGTTCAAAGGTATCGACTATTCGGTGCCGCTGCTGGCATTCCTGTTCCTGGTGGCGCTCGGCGTCGACTACAACATCTTCCTGGCCAGCCGGGCCCGGGAGGAGACCGTGCGTCTCGGCACCCGAGAGGGCATGCTGAAGGCCCTGTCGGTCACCGGTGGCGTCATCACCTCGGCAGGGCTGGTCCTGGCGGCCACGTTCGCGGTCCTCGCCACACTTCCGCTGGTGATGCTGATCGAGGTCGGGTTCCTGGTCGCCTTCGGCGTGCTGCTCGACGCCCTGCTGGTGCGGTCGGTCCTGGTGCCCGCCCTCACCCTCCTGATCGGCCGGCGGATCTGGTGGCCGAGCCGGCTGTCCCGTCCAGCGGCAGGGCCGCCGATCGGTCGACAGACGCTCGCCGACGAGGAGGATCCCGCGCTGCAACGGTGA
- a CDS encoding ThuA domain-containing protein, which translates to MLLIVALVLAGMGVNVAPAFAADFSVLVFSKTAGFRHDAIPAGIAAIQQLGTQGNFTVEATEDAAQFTDTNLARFRAVIWLSTTADVLNPTQQAAFERYIRAGGGYVGVHAASDTEYDWPWYGNLVGAYFSSHPAIQPATVRIEDTAHPSNAGIPVNWNRTDELYNYRTNPRSQVHVLANLNEATYTGGTMNGDHPISWCRPYDGGRSWYTGLGHTQESYTEANFRTHLLGGIRYAAQNIGNCSVQAPVGTFNQVNLAKGVAETGEPMGLTVLPNRGVLHTSRNGVIRYTDVNGNTKVALTLPVYSHDEEGLQSIKADPNFASNRWVYVYYAPPLSTPGGDAPSTGTAAQFAPFNGSNKLARLTVRDDNTIDPASLVTILDVPTSRGLCCHVGGDIDFDAAGNLYLSTGDDTNPFDSAGSAPIDERADRNPAYDAQRTSANSNDLRGKVLRVKPGATGGYTIPAGNMFAPGTANTRPEVYAMGFRNPFRMSVDKATGIVYLGDYGPDAGSADPQRGPAGTVSFERITQPGFYGWPYCSNYNTPYQEFTFPSGPSSGPYNCAGGPTNNSRNNTGITTLPPSQAAWLPYGGQGPWRPELGGGGPMGGPVYNFNPALASDVKFPASYNGKVFLGEFTSRWIKAVTLNANGTAGAIEPIPWSGTAIMDMEFGPDGALYVLDYGTTWFGGDANSALYRIEYNTGGNRAPIAQISATPSSGAAPLAVQFSSAGSNDPDGDPITYAWDFTSNGSTDSTAANPTFTYPANGEYTATLTVRDPGGRTSTASTVIGVGRPSIQLITPADGSVFQFGDLVPYEVRVTDPNAGTIDCNRVQLNYILGHDSHGHPITSKNGCTGSIQTTVDGEHDASANIFGVLAAVYTPVSGVAVQDQHVLQPRTRQAEHFGTMNGVQLAAKPSAHGGNAIGYIENGDWISFTPYNLAGVTGIRARVASAGVGGTLTVRVDSPTGPVAGTVQVAPTGGWETWADVTGTISPPAGTHQLYLVFTGGAGSLFDIDDFTFTSGTTQPPSGNLALNKPVTASSTESGTFPASAAVDGSLTTRWASTFSDPQWIQVDLGQSTSIDRVKLTWEAAYGSGYQIQTSANGTTWTTVRTVTGGDGGVDDNTALAATGRYVRINGTARGTAWGYSLFEFEVYGGGVVQPPAGNLALNKPATASSTESVAFPASAAVDGSLTSRWASAFADPQWIQVDLGQSYPINRVKLTWEGAYGSGYQIQTSANGTTWTTARTIAGGDGAVDDNTALAATGRYVRINGTTRATAWGYSLFEFEVYS; encoded by the coding sequence ATGCTGCTAATCGTCGCTCTTGTGCTGGCCGGGATGGGCGTCAACGTCGCCCCGGCATTCGCAGCCGACTTCTCGGTGCTGGTCTTCAGCAAGACCGCGGGGTTCCGGCATGACGCGATCCCCGCAGGGATCGCTGCGATCCAGCAACTGGGCACGCAGGGCAACTTCACGGTCGAGGCGACCGAGGACGCCGCCCAGTTCACCGACACGAACCTGGCCAGGTTCAGAGCGGTCATCTGGCTGTCCACGACCGCCGACGTGCTCAACCCGACCCAGCAGGCCGCGTTCGAGCGCTACATCCGCGCCGGCGGCGGCTATGTCGGCGTGCACGCCGCCTCCGACACCGAATACGACTGGCCCTGGTACGGCAACCTTGTCGGCGCCTACTTCTCCAGCCACCCCGCGATCCAGCCGGCCACCGTCCGCATCGAGGACACCGCCCACCCTTCGAACGCGGGCATCCCGGTGAACTGGAACCGCACCGACGAGTTGTACAACTACCGCACCAACCCCCGCTCGCAGGTGCACGTCCTCGCGAATCTCAACGAGGCCACGTACACCGGCGGCACCATGAACGGCGACCACCCGATCTCGTGGTGCCGGCCCTACGACGGCGGCCGCTCCTGGTACACCGGCCTCGGCCATACCCAGGAGAGCTACACCGAGGCCAACTTCCGCACCCACCTGCTCGGCGGCATCAGGTACGCCGCGCAGAACATCGGCAACTGCTCGGTGCAGGCCCCCGTCGGCACGTTCAACCAGGTGAACCTGGCCAAGGGCGTGGCGGAGACCGGTGAGCCGATGGGCCTCACCGTGTTGCCCAACCGGGGTGTGCTGCACACCTCGCGGAACGGCGTCATCCGGTACACCGACGTCAACGGCAACACCAAAGTCGCCCTGACGCTGCCGGTCTACAGCCACGACGAGGAGGGTCTGCAGAGCATCAAGGCCGACCCGAACTTCGCCAGCAACCGCTGGGTGTACGTCTACTACGCGCCGCCGCTCAGCACGCCGGGCGGCGACGCTCCGTCCACCGGCACGGCGGCGCAGTTCGCCCCGTTCAACGGCTCCAACAAGCTGGCCCGGCTCACCGTGCGAGACGACAACACGATCGACCCGGCCTCGCTGGTGACGATCCTCGACGTGCCGACCAGCCGTGGGCTGTGCTGCCACGTCGGCGGTGACATCGACTTCGACGCCGCCGGCAACCTCTACCTGTCCACCGGTGACGACACCAACCCGTTCGACTCGGCCGGGTCCGCGCCGATCGACGAGCGGGCCGACCGCAACCCCGCCTACGACGCGCAGCGCACCTCGGCCAACAGCAACGACCTGCGCGGCAAGGTGCTGCGGGTCAAGCCGGGTGCCACGGGCGGCTACACCATCCCGGCCGGCAACATGTTCGCCCCGGGAACGGCGAACACCAGGCCCGAGGTGTACGCCATGGGCTTCCGCAACCCGTTCCGGATGAGCGTGGACAAGGCAACCGGGATCGTCTACCTCGGTGACTACGGCCCCGACGCCGGCTCTGCCGACCCGCAGCGCGGGCCGGCGGGCACCGTCTCGTTCGAGCGGATCACCCAGCCGGGCTTCTACGGCTGGCCGTACTGCTCCAACTACAACACCCCCTACCAGGAGTTCACGTTCCCTAGCGGGCCTTCGTCCGGCCCGTACAACTGTGCCGGTGGGCCGACGAACAACTCCCGGAACAACACCGGCATCACCACGCTGCCGCCGTCGCAGGCGGCCTGGCTGCCCTACGGCGGGCAGGGGCCCTGGCGGCCCGAGCTGGGTGGCGGCGGGCCCATGGGCGGTCCGGTCTACAACTTCAACCCAGCGCTGGCCTCAGACGTGAAGTTCCCGGCGTCGTACAACGGGAAGGTCTTCCTCGGGGAGTTCACCAGTCGCTGGATCAAGGCGGTCACCCTGAATGCCAACGGCACGGCCGGCGCGATCGAGCCGATCCCGTGGTCCGGGACCGCGATCATGGACATGGAGTTCGGGCCTGACGGCGCCCTGTACGTGCTCGACTACGGCACCACCTGGTTCGGCGGCGACGCCAACTCGGCCCTCTACCGGATCGAGTACAACACCGGCGGCAACCGGGCGCCGATCGCGCAGATCAGCGCCACCCCGTCCTCCGGCGCGGCGCCGCTGGCCGTGCAGTTCAGCTCGGCGGGTAGCAACGACCCGGACGGCGACCCGATCACGTACGCCTGGGACTTCACCAGTAACGGCAGCACCGACTCCACGGCGGCCAACCCGACATTCACCTACCCGGCTAACGGCGAGTACACCGCGACGCTGACGGTACGGGACCCCGGCGGCAGAACCTCGACGGCCAGTACCGTCATCGGGGTCGGCCGACCATCCATCCAATTGATCACACCGGCCGACGGATCGGTGTTCCAGTTCGGCGACCTGGTGCCCTACGAGGTGAGGGTCACCGATCCGAACGCCGGCACCATCGACTGCAACCGGGTCCAGCTCAACTACATCCTCGGCCACGACAGTCACGGTCACCCGATCACCAGCAAGAACGGCTGCACCGGGTCGATTCAGACCACGGTGGACGGTGAGCACGACGCGTCCGCGAACATCTTCGGGGTGCTCGCCGCGGTGTACACCCCGGTCAGCGGGGTCGCGGTCCAGGACCAGCACGTGTTGCAGCCGCGGACCCGGCAGGCCGAGCACTTCGGCACCATGAACGGCGTCCAGCTCGCCGCCAAGCCCAGCGCCCACGGCGGCAACGCCATCGGATACATCGAGAACGGTGACTGGATCTCCTTCACGCCGTACAACCTGGCCGGCGTCACCGGTATCAGGGCGCGGGTCGCCTCGGCCGGCGTCGGTGGCACGCTGACCGTGCGGGTCGACTCACCGACCGGCCCGGTGGCCGGCACGGTGCAGGTCGCCCCGACCGGTGGCTGGGAGACGTGGGCCGACGTCACCGGGACGATCAGCCCACCCGCCGGAACGCACCAGCTGTACCTGGTGTTCACCGGCGGCGCGGGATCGCTGTTCGACATCGACGACTTCACGTTCACCTCCGGCACCACACAACCGCCGTCGGGGAACCTGGCGTTGAACAAGCCGGTGACGGCGTCGAGCACGGAGTCCGGCACATTCCCGGCCTCGGCTGCGGTCGACGGTTCGCTGACCACCAGGTGGGCGAGCACCTTCAGCGATCCGCAGTGGATCCAGGTGGACCTCGGTCAGTCGACCTCTATCGACCGGGTCAAGCTGACCTGGGAAGCGGCGTACGGCTCGGGGTACCAGATCCAGACGTCGGCCAACGGGACAACCTGGACCACGGTCCGGACAGTCACCGGTGGCGACGGTGGGGTGGACGACAACACCGCGCTGGCCGCCACGGGTCGTTACGTGCGGATCAACGGTACGGCCCGCGGCACGGCCTGGGGATATTCCCTGTTCGAATTCGAGGTCTACGGGGGCGGCGTCGTGCAGCCGCCCGCAGGCAACCTGGCGTTGAACAAGCCGGCGACTGCGTCGAGCACCGAGTCGGTCGCCTTCCCGGCCTCCGCTGCGGTCGACGGTTCGCTGACCAGCAGGTGGGCGAGTGCCTTCGCCGACCCGCAGTGGATCCAGGTGGACCTCGGTCAGTCGTACCCCATCAATCGGGTCAAGTTGACCTGGGAGGGGGCGTACGGCTCGGGGTACCAGATCCAGACGTCGGCCAACGGAACAACCTGGACCACAGCCCGGACGATCGCCGGTGGCGACGGTGCCGTGGACGACAACACCGCGCTGGCCGCCACCGGCCGATATGTGCGGATCAACGGCACGACCCGCGCCACAGCCTGGGGCTACTCGCTGTTCGAGTTCGAGGTCTACAGCTGA
- a CDS encoding DUF4240 domain-containing protein produces the protein MDVDEFWAVVESAGAGLDGRTGDDGEAVAAALVTRLAATSLEGILEFQELFDQLHDALYRWDVWAAAYLIGGGCSDDSFIDFRAGVIALGREWYERVLASPDGLADHPVVRQAAAEEDDGALFAEAVNYVASEAYEQVTGGDDDAFYEAMKTRQHAAVGIDEAHEPDMGEDFDFDNDDEMRRRLPRLAELFLRPGED, from the coding sequence GTGGACGTTGACGAGTTTTGGGCGGTCGTGGAGTCGGCCGGGGCGGGTCTCGACGGGCGGACCGGCGACGACGGTGAGGCCGTTGCCGCGGCACTGGTGACGCGTCTAGCCGCGACATCGTTGGAGGGCATCCTCGAGTTCCAGGAGCTGTTCGATCAGCTCCATGACGCGCTCTACCGCTGGGACGTGTGGGCGGCTGCGTACCTGATCGGCGGGGGATGCTCAGACGACAGCTTCATAGATTTCCGAGCGGGAGTCATCGCGCTCGGGCGCGAGTGGTACGAACGTGTCCTGGCCTCCCCTGACGGACTGGCTGACCATCCCGTGGTACGACAAGCGGCGGCCGAGGAAGACGACGGCGCACTGTTCGCCGAGGCGGTGAACTACGTAGCCAGCGAAGCCTACGAGCAGGTCACGGGTGGTGACGACGACGCCTTCTACGAGGCGATGAAGACCCGCCAGCACGCTGCGGTCGGCATCGACGAGGCCCACGAACCCGACATGGGTGAGGACTTCGACTTCGACAACGATGACGAGATGCGGCGGCGGCTACCCCGGCTGGCCGAGCTGTTCCTCCGCCCGGGCGAGGATTGA
- a CDS encoding helix-turn-helix transcriptional regulator, whose product MDSLHPYARELGDFLRARRSRLRPHDVGLEPGGRRKVTGLRREELALLAGLSTDYYQRIEQGREVRPSDDVLDALAGALGLDDKERRHLFTLAHAARRSMPARVDRDPERVPESTRRLLRVMDTPAVILGRHLDLLDWNPMAQALLGDPDGYQADRLNMLLLLFDDTLTGERSCPDWERQALDYIGMMRAAVATDPTHPRATAIVGELSIRSAQFRRLWAQHDVRESVSGTKTFRIPGVGDIVLDWDTYPLPGNPGSVMLVFTAEPGSADADRLQLLASLHATRSALANKHPSQKDASVGKLSERQSHHR is encoded by the coding sequence ATGGACAGCCTTCATCCGTATGCTCGTGAGCTGGGCGACTTTCTACGCGCTCGGCGTAGTCGGTTGCGTCCGCACGACGTCGGCCTGGAGCCGGGCGGCCGGCGCAAGGTCACCGGCCTGCGGCGCGAGGAACTGGCCCTGCTGGCCGGGCTGAGCACTGACTACTACCAGCGGATCGAGCAAGGCCGGGAGGTACGCCCGTCCGACGACGTCCTGGACGCGCTTGCAGGCGCTCTCGGCCTCGACGACAAGGAACGCCGGCACCTGTTCACCCTGGCCCACGCCGCCCGCCGGTCGATGCCCGCCCGGGTGGACCGCGATCCGGAGCGGGTGCCGGAGAGCACACGGCGCCTGCTGCGGGTGATGGACACTCCTGCGGTCATACTCGGCCGGCATCTCGACCTGCTCGACTGGAACCCGATGGCGCAGGCGCTGCTCGGCGACCCGGACGGCTACCAGGCCGACCGGCTCAACATGCTCCTGTTGCTGTTCGATGACACGCTGACCGGCGAGCGTAGCTGCCCGGACTGGGAGCGGCAGGCCCTCGACTACATCGGCATGATGCGTGCCGCCGTCGCCACCGACCCCACCCACCCACGCGCCACCGCGATCGTTGGCGAGCTGAGCATCCGCAGCGCTCAGTTCCGGCGGCTGTGGGCCCAGCACGACGTACGCGAATCGGTCAGCGGTACCAAGACCTTCCGGATTCCCGGGGTAGGCGACATCGTCCTGGACTGGGACACCTACCCCCTGCCGGGAAATCCCGGCTCCGTCATGCTCGTCTTCACCGCCGAGCCGGGCAGCGCCGACGCGGACCGGCTGCAACTCCTGGCGTCATTGCACGCGACCCGCTCAGCACTCGCCAACAAGCACCCCTCCCAGAAAGACGCCTCCGTGGGAAAACTGTCCGAGAGGCAATCCCACCACCGCTGA
- a CDS encoding oxidoreductase → MTGWTTDHIPDQHGRVAVVTGANSGLGLVTATELASHGAHVVLAVRHAPAGEDAARRIGGDVEVRELDLASLASVRTFAAKLAGDHPTIDLLVNNAGVVLLGPRRTSADGFELHLATNMLGHFVLTGLLLGNLAAAREARVVSLSSITHKNAHLDFNDLMFEHDYRAATAYGRSKLATTIFGIELDRRLRAAGTPIVSALAHPGLTRTNLTPRAWEHRGRFGRLIASAGLLATQPVAQGALPQLRAATEPGVRGGQFFGPSGLWETRGRVTEARLSQEAADPAVGTRLWEAAADLTGINYL, encoded by the coding sequence ATGACCGGATGGACCACCGACCACATCCCCGACCAGCACGGTCGGGTCGCCGTCGTGACCGGCGCGAACTCGGGCCTCGGCCTGGTCACCGCCACCGAACTGGCCAGCCACGGCGCCCACGTCGTGCTCGCCGTTCGCCACGCTCCCGCCGGCGAGGACGCCGCCCGCCGCATCGGTGGCGACGTCGAGGTACGCGAGCTGGACCTGGCCTCCCTCGCCTCCGTGCGGACCTTCGCGGCGAAGCTGGCCGGCGACCACCCGACGATCGACCTGCTGGTCAACAACGCCGGCGTGGTGCTGCTTGGCCCACGTCGCACCTCCGCCGACGGATTCGAGCTGCACCTCGCCACCAACATGCTGGGCCACTTCGTACTGACCGGTTTGCTGCTCGGCAACCTGGCCGCGGCGCGGGAAGCCCGCGTCGTCAGTCTCAGCTCGATCACCCACAAGAACGCGCACCTGGACTTCAACGACCTGATGTTCGAACACGACTATCGGGCAGCCACCGCCTACGGCCGGTCCAAGCTCGCCACCACAATCTTCGGCATCGAACTGGACCGCCGCCTGCGCGCCGCCGGAACGCCGATCGTCAGCGCCCTGGCCCACCCCGGTCTCACCCGCACCAACCTGACTCCGCGTGCCTGGGAACACCGTGGCCGATTCGGGCGACTGATCGCGTCGGCCGGTCTGCTGGCAACCCAGCCGGTGGCGCAGGGCGCGCTGCCGCAATTGCGCGCTGCGACCGAGCCCGGTGTGCGGGGTGGCCAGTTCTTCGGCCCGTCCGGGCTCTGGGAGACGCGAGGCAGAGTCACCGAGGCCCGGCTCAGCCAGGAGGCCGCCGACCCGGCCGTCGGCACACGGCTATGGGAGGCAGCCGCGGACCTGACCGGCATCAACTACCTCTGA
- a CDS encoding LURP-one-related/scramblase family protein, translated as MFVIKERFFSIGDDFDVLDEHGTKVFHVDGKVLSVRNKVVIEDASGHEVATLHRHLVALRPTYEIRIGGEKAAEVRKNLLTPFRDKFTIDVPGPDDLEMKGDLFDHEYVIERDGTEVAAVSKRWLTIRDTYAVQVTSGVDPLLIIGSVLALDLAMDRDKKKGDED; from the coding sequence ATGTTTGTCATCAAGGAGCGGTTCTTCTCGATCGGCGACGACTTCGACGTGCTCGACGAGCACGGCACCAAGGTCTTCCACGTCGACGGCAAGGTGCTCAGCGTCCGCAACAAGGTCGTCATCGAGGACGCCTCCGGCCATGAAGTCGCCACGCTGCACCGGCACCTGGTGGCGCTGCGTCCCACGTACGAGATCCGGATCGGCGGCGAGAAGGCCGCAGAGGTCCGCAAGAATCTGCTCACGCCGTTCCGCGACAAGTTCACCATCGACGTGCCGGGGCCCGACGACCTGGAGATGAAGGGTGACCTGTTCGACCACGAGTACGTGATCGAACGTGACGGCACCGAGGTGGCCGCGGTCTCCAAGCGGTGGCTGACGATCCGGGACACCTACGCCGTGCAGGTCACTTCTGGCGTCGACCCGCTGCTCATTATCGGCAGCGTCCTCGCGCTCGACCTGGCCATGGACCGCGACAAGAAGAAGGGCGACGAGGACTGA
- a CDS encoding NUDIX hydrolase, with product MATYEVALVLLVDSSEAVLLQHRDDQTSASPNQWSLPGGHVEPGETPEQAAHRELLEETGLRTGELRALWSGPRPYEAGFPHTVTVHVFRGRTDARQQDVVVGEGRAMVFVPRDEVLDRDLAVTTAAVLPLHLDGTGETH from the coding sequence ATGGCGACCTATGAAGTTGCGCTGGTGCTTCTCGTCGATTCCTCGGAGGCGGTACTCCTGCAGCATCGCGATGATCAAACTTCGGCTTCTCCGAATCAGTGGAGCCTGCCAGGTGGTCATGTCGAGCCGGGCGAGACGCCTGAACAGGCGGCGCACCGGGAGTTGTTGGAGGAGACGGGCCTGAGGACAGGTGAGTTACGCGCGTTGTGGAGCGGCCCGCGCCCATACGAGGCTGGCTTCCCGCACACGGTGACTGTTCACGTTTTCCGCGGCCGGACCGATGCTCGGCAACAAGATGTGGTGGTCGGCGAGGGCCGCGCGATGGTGTTCGTCCCGCGGGATGAGGTCCTCGACCGCGACCTGGCCGTGACGACCGCCGCAGTCCTGCCGCTCCACCTCGACGGCACCGGCGAGACGCACTGA